One window from the genome of Paraclostridium sordellii encodes:
- the fucO gene encoding lactaldehyde reductase — MVNRIVLNETSYHGSGSIKEIVNEVKGRDLKKAFVCSDPDLIKFNVTTKVTSLLEKSNLDYEIYSDIKQNPTIENVQNGVNAYKKSNADYIIAIGGGSSIDTAKAIGVIINNPEFEDVRSLEGVSPTKKKCVPIIAVPTTAGTAAEVTINYVITDVEKNRKFVCVDTNDIPVVAIVDPDMMESMPKGLTAATGMDALTHAIEGFITGGAWEMSDMFHIKAIELIAKHLRGAVENTKEGREGMALGQYIAGMGFSNVGLGIVHSMAHPLGALYDTPHGIANAIILPTVMEYNAEVTGDKYKYIAKAMGVENVENMSVTEYRKAAVDAVKKLSSDVGIPSNLKDIVKVEDIEFLSKSAYEDACRPGNPKETSIEDIANLYKSLLQ; from the coding sequence ATGGTGAATAGAATAGTGTTAAATGAAACTTCTTATCACGGATCAGGGTCAATAAAAGAAATAGTAAATGAAGTAAAAGGAAGAGATTTAAAAAAAGCATTTGTATGCTCAGACCCAGATTTAATAAAATTCAATGTAACAACAAAAGTAACAAGTCTATTAGAAAAGTCAAACCTTGATTATGAAATATATTCTGACATAAAACAAAATCCAACAATAGAAAATGTTCAAAATGGAGTTAACGCTTATAAAAAATCTAATGCAGATTATATAATAGCAATAGGCGGTGGTTCATCTATAGATACAGCTAAAGCAATTGGTGTAATAATAAACAACCCAGAATTTGAAGATGTTAGAAGTTTAGAGGGAGTATCACCAACTAAAAAGAAATGTGTACCTATAATAGCTGTACCAACAACAGCAGGAACAGCAGCAGAAGTTACTATAAACTATGTTATAACAGATGTTGAGAAAAATAGAAAATTTGTATGTGTAGATACTAATGACATACCAGTTGTAGCAATAGTAGATCCAGATATGATGGAAAGTATGCCAAAAGGATTAACAGCAGCTACTGGAATGGATGCATTAACTCATGCAATAGAAGGATTTATAACAGGTGGAGCATGGGAAATGAGTGATATGTTCCATATAAAAGCAATAGAATTAATAGCAAAACATTTAAGAGGAGCAGTTGAAAATACAAAAGAAGGTAGAGAAGGTATGGCACTAGGTCAATACATAGCAGGTATGGGATTTTCTAATGTAGGATTAGGAATAGTTCATTCAATGGCACATCCACTAGGAGCTTTATATGATACTCCTCATGGTATAGCAAATGCAATAATACTTCCAACTGTTATGGAGTATAATGCAGAAGTAACTGGTGATAAATATAAATATATAGCAAAAGCTATGGGTGTGGAAAATGTAGAGAATATGAGTGTTACAGAGTATAGAAAAGCAGCTGTAGATGCAGTTAAAAAACTTTCAAGTGATGTAGGAATACCATCAAATTTAAAAGATATAGTTAAAGTTGAAGATATAGAATTTTTATCAAAGTCTGCATATGAAGATGCATGTAGACCAGGAAATCCAAAAGAAACAAGTATAGAAGATATAGCTAACTTATACAAATCATTATTACAATAA
- a CDS encoding AraC family transcriptional regulator, with product MKYFDYKEQKQHGTFDFPIAFYHVTPEHPRYNMPYHWHTECEIIRILEGEFSLIINDEKILATKGDIIFIHDAMFHGGTPNNCIYECIVFDIKILLKQNHACTKQIQDIINQKKIIGPLISTDIEGLKICCDNLFESMRYMETGYEFLTQGSLYYLIGLILRFNLYKSKNKTTKITQEKTLHLKNVLTLIESEYQRPLTLEDLSKAAGMTPKYFCRFFSEMTNKTPIEYLNYYRIESACEQLLTTDYSITEVALNCGFNDVSYFIKMFKKHRDITPKQYIKQHLNNAI from the coding sequence ATGAAATATTTTGATTATAAAGAACAAAAGCAACATGGTACTTTTGACTTTCCTATTGCCTTTTATCATGTAACACCTGAACATCCAAGATATAATATGCCTTACCACTGGCATACTGAGTGTGAAATAATAAGAATTTTAGAGGGAGAGTTTTCATTAATAATTAACGATGAAAAGATTTTAGCAACAAAAGGAGATATAATTTTTATTCATGATGCCATGTTTCATGGTGGCACTCCAAATAATTGTATTTATGAGTGTATTGTATTTGATATAAAAATACTATTAAAGCAAAATCATGCTTGTACAAAACAAATTCAGGATATTATAAATCAAAAGAAAATAATTGGACCTCTTATTTCTACTGATATTGAAGGACTAAAGATTTGTTGTGATAATTTATTTGAATCAATGAGATATATGGAAACTGGATATGAATTTTTAACTCAAGGTTCTTTGTATTATTTGATAGGACTTATCCTAAGATTTAATTTATATAAAAGTAAAAATAAAACTACCAAAATAACACAAGAAAAAACACTTCATTTAAAAAATGTTTTAACTCTAATAGAAAGTGAATATCAAAGGCCTCTGACTCTTGAGGATTTATCAAAGGCTGCTGGTATGACTCCAAAATATTTTTGTAGATTTTTCTCTGAAATGACTAATAAAACGCCTATAGAATATTTAAACTATTATAGAATAGAAAGTGCTTGTGAACAACTTCTTACTACAGATTATTCTATAACTGAAGTTGCTTTAAATTGTGGTTTTAATGATGTAAGTTATTTTATTAAAATGTTTAAAAAGCATAGAGATATTACTCCTAAGCAATACATAAAACAACATTTAAATAACGCTATATAA
- a CDS encoding L-fucose isomerase, translating to MAKSRLIGEYPVIGIRPTIDARRGVLDVRGSLEEQTMTMAKSAAKLFEENLKYSNGEPVKVVIADTTIGRVPESAACQDKFRREGVDITLTVTPCWCYGSETMDMDPMTIKGVWGFNGTERPGAVYLASVLATHAQKGLPAFGIYGHDVQDADATEIPQDVKEKLLRFGRAAVAAASMRGKSYLQIGSICMGIGGSIIDSAFIEEYLGMRVESVDETEVIRRMTEEIYDKEEFERALKWTKEKCIEGFDKNPEHVQKTREQKDKDWEFVVKMMCIIKDLMNGNENLPKGCEEERLGHNAIAAGFQGQRQWTDFYPNCDFPEALLNTSFDWNGAREPYILATENDVLNGIGMLFGKLLTNTPQIFSDVRTYWSPEAVKKATGYELEGVAKESDGFIHLINSGASCLDACGQAKDENGNGVMKAWYDITQQDQDAILKATTWNAADNGYFRGGGYSSRFLTEAEMPVTMMRLNLVKGLGPVVQLVEGYTVKLPDEVSDKLWKRTDYTWPCTWFAPRLTGKGAFKSAYDVMNNWGANHGAISYGHIGADIITLCSMLRIPVSMHNIDEEKVFRPAAWNAFGMDKEGQDYRACQAYGPMYK from the coding sequence ATGGCAAAAAGCAGATTAATAGGAGAATATCCAGTAATAGGAATAAGACCAACAATAGATGCAAGAAGAGGAGTTTTAGATGTAAGAGGTTCTCTTGAAGAACAAACAATGACTATGGCAAAATCAGCAGCTAAATTATTTGAAGAAAATTTAAAATACTCTAATGGTGAGCCAGTTAAGGTTGTTATAGCTGATACTACAATAGGTAGAGTTCCAGAATCTGCAGCTTGCCAAGATAAATTTAGAAGAGAAGGAGTAGATATAACTCTTACAGTAACTCCATGTTGGTGCTATGGTTCGGAAACAATGGATATGGATCCAATGACTATAAAAGGGGTATGGGGATTTAATGGAACAGAAAGACCAGGAGCAGTTTACTTAGCATCAGTTTTAGCAACTCATGCACAAAAAGGACTTCCTGCATTTGGTATATATGGTCATGATGTTCAAGATGCAGATGCAACAGAAATACCACAAGATGTTAAAGAAAAATTATTAAGATTTGGTAGAGCAGCAGTAGCAGCAGCTTCTATGAGAGGAAAATCTTATTTACAAATAGGTTCTATATGTATGGGAATAGGTGGATCTATAATAGATTCTGCATTTATAGAAGAATACTTAGGTATGAGAGTTGAATCAGTTGATGAAACAGAAGTAATAAGAAGAATGACTGAGGAAATTTACGATAAAGAAGAATTTGAAAGAGCTTTAAAATGGACTAAAGAAAAGTGTATAGAAGGATTTGATAAAAACCCAGAACATGTTCAAAAAACTAGAGAACAAAAAGATAAAGATTGGGAATTTGTTGTTAAAATGATGTGTATAATAAAAGATTTAATGAATGGAAATGAAAACTTACCAAAAGGCTGTGAAGAAGAAAGATTAGGTCACAATGCAATAGCTGCAGGTTTCCAAGGTCAAAGACAATGGACTGACTTTTATCCAAACTGTGATTTCCCAGAAGCATTACTTAACACTTCATTTGACTGGAATGGAGCAAGAGAACCTTATATATTAGCAACTGAAAATGATGTATTAAATGGTATAGGTATGTTATTTGGAAAATTATTAACTAATACTCCACAAATATTCTCAGATGTTCGTACTTACTGGAGTCCAGAGGCAGTTAAAAAAGCCACTGGTTATGAATTAGAAGGAGTAGCTAAAGAGTCTGATGGATTTATACATTTAATAAACTCAGGAGCATCTTGTTTAGACGCTTGTGGTCAAGCAAAAGATGAAAACGGCAATGGAGTAATGAAAGCTTGGTATGATATAACACAACAAGATCAAGATGCAATATTAAAAGCAACTACTTGGAATGCTGCTGATAACGGATATTTTAGAGGAGGCGGATATTCTTCAAGATTCTTAACAGAAGCTGAAATGCCTGTAACTATGATGCGTTTAAATCTTGTAAAAGGACTTGGACCAGTTGTTCAATTAGTAGAAGGATATACTGTTAAGCTTCCTGATGAAGTATCTGATAAGTTGTGGAAGAGAACTGATTATACATGGCCTTGTACTTGGTTTGCTCCAAGACTTACTGGAAAAGGTGCATTTAAATCAGCTTATGATGTAATGAACAACTGGGGAGCTAACCATGGAGCAATAAGCTATGGACATATAGGAGCAGATATAATCACATTATGCTCAATGTTAAGAATACCTGTAAGTATGCACAATATAGATGAAGAAAAAGTATTTAGACCAGCTGCATGGAATGCATTTGGAATGGATAAAGAAGGTCAAGATTATAGAGCTTGCCAAGCTTACGGACCAATGTACAAATAA
- a CDS encoding rhamnulokinase — protein sequence MEMNNYKKKVLAFDFGASSGRAMLGVYDGTKISIEEIHRFSNDPVIVSGTMYWDVLRQFFEIKQSLIKSKSFGKIDSIGIDTWGVDFALIDEYGQLLENPIHYRDGRTSGMIEKSFEKIPKEEFYDITGNQFMEINTAFQLLSLKEKRSHLLERADVMLLMPDLFNYLLTGKKVTENSIASTTQLFDAKNRTWSDKVIDSLGIPKKLFTEIVPSGTIIGKISEDISEELKIDMSDVIAVAGHDTQSALVSVPAMEDDFVFLSCGTWSLLGTEIDEPIINEKSSYYNITNEGGYGNKVSFLKNIIGLWLIQESKRQWEREGKTYSFSELEELAKSSKPFKCFIDPDDQVFVPAGNIPERIRTYCKKTNQEVPKTEGEIVRCINESLALKYRYSLEEIKDCTKKDYKTMYMVGGGIQSKLLCQMTANACNIDVCAGPTEATVLGNIAIQLMATNKIKDLKEARKIIRNSQEINYYYPTNIKAWDEKYESFKEIIESKGMVTC from the coding sequence ATGGAGATGAATAACTATAAAAAGAAAGTATTAGCCTTTGACTTTGGAGCGTCTAGTGGAAGAGCAATGCTTGGAGTATATGATGGAACTAAAATAAGTATTGAAGAAATTCATAGATTTTCAAATGACCCTGTAATTGTTTCGGGAACTATGTATTGGGATGTGCTTAGACAGTTCTTTGAAATAAAGCAAAGCTTAATCAAGTCAAAGTCCTTTGGAAAAATAGATAGTATAGGTATAGATACGTGGGGAGTTGACTTTGCATTAATTGATGAGTATGGTCAACTACTTGAAAATCCTATTCATTATAGAGATGGTAGAACTAGCGGAATGATAGAAAAAAGCTTTGAAAAAATACCAAAAGAAGAGTTCTATGATATAACTGGTAACCAATTTATGGAGATAAATACAGCATTTCAATTATTATCATTAAAAGAAAAAAGATCACATCTGCTTGAAAGAGCAGATGTGATGCTCCTAATGCCTGACTTATTTAATTATTTATTAACAGGTAAAAAGGTCACAGAAAACTCTATAGCATCTACAACTCAATTATTTGATGCAAAGAATAGAACTTGGTCAGATAAGGTAATTGATTCTTTAGGAATACCTAAAAAATTATTCACAGAAATTGTTCCTAGTGGAACTATAATAGGAAAAATATCAGAAGATATAAGTGAAGAATTAAAAATAGATATGAGCGATGTTATTGCAGTAGCCGGCCATGATACTCAAAGTGCATTAGTATCAGTTCCAGCTATGGAAGATGACTTTGTATTTTTAAGTTGCGGAACTTGGTCACTTCTTGGAACTGAAATTGATGAGCCTATAATAAATGAAAAATCTAGTTATTACAATATAACTAATGAAGGTGGATATGGAAATAAAGTTTCTTTCTTAAAAAATATAATAGGGCTTTGGTTAATACAAGAAAGTAAGAGACAGTGGGAACGAGAAGGAAAAACATATAGTTTTAGTGAATTAGAAGAATTAGCTAAAAGTTCAAAGCCTTTTAAATGTTTTATAGATCCGGATGACCAAGTATTTGTTCCAGCAGGAAATATTCCTGAAAGAATTAGAACTTATTGTAAAAAGACTAACCAAGAAGTTCCTAAAACAGAAGGAGAAATAGTTAGATGTATTAATGAAAGTTTAGCACTTAAGTATCGTTATTCATTAGAAGAAATAAAAGATTGTACAAAAAAAGATTATAAAACTATGTATATGGTCGGTGGAGGTATACAAAGTAAGCTTTTATGCCAAATGACGGCTAATGCTTGTAACATTGATGTATGTGCAGGACCAACTGAAGCAACTGTACTTGGAAATATAGCTATTCAATTAATGGCAACAAATAAAATAAAAGATTTAAAAGAAGCTCGTAAAATAATTAGAAATTCACAAGAAATAAACTATTATTATCCAACTAATATTAAAGCATGGGATGAAAAATATGAAAGTTTCAAAGAAATAATTGAATCTAAGGGGATGGTAACATGCTAA
- a CDS encoding RbsD/FucU family protein, which produces MLKNIPQILSPQLLKVLCEMGHSDQIVISDGNFPAESMGKDSIVIRCDGHGVPELLDAILTVFPLDTYVDKPVSLMEVMPGDNVETPIWDTYKEIIQKYDNRGEETVGTIERFKFYDEAKKAYAIIATGEKALYANVILQKGVVVE; this is translated from the coding sequence ATGCTAAAAAATATACCTCAAATATTATCACCACAACTTTTAAAAGTATTATGTGAAATGGGTCATAGTGATCAAATAGTAATATCTGATGGAAACTTTCCAGCAGAAAGTATGGGAAAAGATTCTATAGTAATTCGTTGTGATGGACATGGAGTACCAGAACTTTTAGATGCTATACTAACAGTTTTTCCATTAGATACTTATGTAGATAAGCCAGTTAGTTTAATGGAAGTTATGCCGGGAGATAATGTAGAAACTCCAATATGGGATACTTATAAAGAAATTATACAAAAGTATGATAATCGTGGTGAAGAAACAGTAGGAACTATAGAAAGATTTAAATTTTATGATGAAGCTAAAAAAGCATACGCAATAATAGCAACAGGAGAAAAAGCATTATATGCAAATGTTATATTACAAAAAGGTGTAGTAGTAGAATAA
- a CDS encoding class II aldolase/adducin family protein has protein sequence MECVKNLKYMEVREQMCDVCHKMWQLGWVAANDGNVSVKLDDGTFLATPTGISKSFITPEKLVHIDENGEVLDGPEGAKPSSEIKMHLRCYKEREDVGAVVHAHPPTATGYAVAHLDMDRYTMIETVIAIGSIPVTPYGTPSTYEVPDAIAPYLQEHDVLLLENHGALTVGSDLITAYYRMETLELYAKISLTAHLLGGEKEISQKNINRLIGMRKGYGVTGRHPGFKRYRK, from the coding sequence ATGGAATGTGTAAAAAATTTAAAATATATGGAAGTTAGAGAACAAATGTGTGATGTATGTCATAAAATGTGGCAATTAGGATGGGTTGCAGCTAATGATGGAAATGTAAGTGTTAAATTAGATGATGGTACTTTTCTAGCAACACCAACAGGTATAAGTAAAAGTTTTATAACACCAGAAAAATTAGTTCATATAGATGAAAATGGAGAAGTTTTAGATGGGCCAGAAGGAGCTAAACCATCATCAGAAATAAAAATGCACTTAAGATGCTACAAAGAAAGAGAAGATGTAGGAGCTGTAGTACATGCTCATCCACCAACAGCAACAGGATATGCAGTTGCTCACTTAGATATGGATAGATACACTATGATAGAAACTGTTATAGCAATAGGCTCTATACCAGTAACACCATATGGAACGCCATCTACTTATGAAGTTCCAGATGCAATAGCACCATACTTACAAGAACATGATGTATTATTACTTGAAAATCATGGAGCGCTTACAGTAGGTTCAGACTTAATAACTGCATACTACAGAATGGAAACTTTAGAGCTATATGCAAAAATAAGTTTAACAGCTCATTTATTAGGTGGGGAAAAGGAAATTTCTCAAAAGAATATAAATAGATTAATAGGAATGAGAAAAGGCTACGGAGTAACAGGAAGACATCCAGGATTTAAGAGATATAGAAAATAA
- the fucP gene encoding L-fucose:H+ symporter permease translates to MDGKLSSSVSNKQELTPIVPKKYIAHFIMLISCFVLWGLLNNMTDNLVPAFGRIFMLEAADASLTQVAFYGSYAVLALPAAILIKKYSYRTGVLVGLGLYIVGAMGYIPAAISQNFNLFLTSVFILAGGLSILETTCNPYVISLGSPETSVRRLNLAQAFNPLGSLTGIIMAKYIILSNLNPATYEERVAMSPDALSAIRSNELLWVCVPYVGLVAIALVIWLFFKKSKDSEKDTSGELNITHSIKKLVRIPRYAFGVVAQFFYVGVQIAVWTWTISYVMTNLGLDEAAASGYYLIAIISFIVCRWICTALMKYIDPAIMMAVFAVGGIVFSLGTIYLPTNQSVWCLVAISACMSLMFPTIYGIALKDLGEEVKVGAAGLIMAILGGAVITPIMGKMIDTGVLSSIVPSFTGTQAAVRSSFLIPAICFLVVLVYSLCFRTKKEA, encoded by the coding sequence ATGGATGGTAAGTTAAGTAGTTCTGTATCAAATAAGCAGGAGTTAACACCTATTGTTCCTAAAAAATATATAGCACATTTTATTATGCTTATATCTTGCTTCGTATTATGGGGATTATTAAACAATATGACAGATAATCTAGTACCAGCATTTGGTAGAATCTTTATGCTTGAGGCAGCAGATGCTTCATTAACACAAGTTGCATTTTATGGTTCATATGCAGTATTAGCACTTCCAGCAGCAATACTTATAAAGAAATATTCATATAGAACTGGTGTATTAGTAGGTCTAGGATTATACATAGTAGGGGCTATGGGGTATATACCAGCTGCAATATCTCAAAATTTCAACTTATTCTTAACATCAGTTTTTATTTTAGCAGGGGGATTATCAATACTTGAAACAACTTGTAATCCATATGTAATTTCATTAGGATCACCAGAAACTAGTGTACGTAGACTTAACTTAGCTCAAGCTTTTAACCCACTAGGTTCATTAACAGGGATTATAATGGCTAAGTATATTATATTAAGTAATTTAAATCCTGCAACTTATGAAGAACGTGTAGCTATGAGCCCAGATGCATTAAGTGCAATACGTAGTAATGAATTATTATGGGTATGTGTACCATATGTGGGATTAGTAGCTATAGCACTAGTAATATGGTTATTCTTTAAGAAAAGTAAAGATTCAGAAAAGGATACATCAGGTGAACTTAATATAACACATTCAATTAAGAAATTAGTTAGAATACCTCGTTATGCATTTGGAGTTGTTGCACAGTTTTTCTATGTTGGAGTTCAAATAGCAGTATGGACTTGGACCATAAGTTACGTAATGACAAACCTTGGATTAGATGAAGCTGCAGCTTCAGGGTATTACTTAATAGCTATAATATCATTTATAGTATGTAGATGGATATGTACAGCTTTAATGAAGTATATTGATCCAGCTATAATGATGGCAGTGTTTGCAGTAGGTGGTATAGTATTTAGTTTAGGAACTATATATTTACCAACAAATCAATCAGTATGGTGTTTAGTGGCAATATCAGCTTGTATGTCATTAATGTTCCCTACAATTTATGGTATAGCACTTAAAGATTTAGGTGAAGAAGTAAAGGTTGGAGCAGCAGGACTAATAATGGCAATACTTGGTGGAGCAGTTATAACACCTATAATGGGTAAAATGATAGATACAGGAGTGCTATCATCTATAGTACCATCATTTACAGGAACACAAGCAGCAGTTCGTTCATCATTTTTAATACCAGCAATATGTTTTTTAGTAGTATTAGTTTATTCTTTATGCTTTAGAACTAAGAAAGAAGCTTAA
- a CDS encoding sugar ABC transporter substrate-binding protein, producing MKKVFVMITSIILIIGLVGCSTGNESKNDKDASSKGKLKVGYVTMDVTSPYFIEMINGMKEQAKNSNIELSVHDGKYEAQPQIDAMETLITQKVDVIVLSANDPEALQPLVDKAKDAGIKVVAANVEMKNVDAFVSLNEYEYGYTGGQIAGKYIKDNMNGEAEVAVLTFSQIPAVLDRAKGLKEGIQKFAPNVKFVAETDANNRETGMKAAENIIQANPNVNVFVGISDDAVLGAYEAMVAANKKGENICLVGLDAVDEAVQKIDQNTIYRGSVDIAPFESGKNIIATAKTVVEEGPIKEMIKFPMTPVTKENVADYK from the coding sequence ATGAAAAAAGTTTTTGTTATGATTACTTCAATAATACTTATTATAGGATTAGTAGGGTGTAGTACAGGAAATGAATCAAAAAATGATAAAGATGCATCATCTAAAGGAAAACTTAAAGTTGGTTATGTAACAATGGATGTAACTAGCCCATATTTTATCGAAATGATAAATGGTATGAAAGAACAAGCTAAAAATTCAAACATAGAATTAAGTGTGCATGATGGAAAATATGAAGCACAACCTCAAATTGATGCAATGGAAACTCTTATAACTCAAAAGGTAGATGTAATAGTATTAAGTGCAAATGACCCAGAAGCTTTACAACCTTTAGTTGATAAAGCTAAGGATGCTGGAATAAAAGTTGTTGCAGCAAACGTAGAAATGAAAAATGTAGATGCATTTGTAAGTCTAAACGAATATGAATATGGATATACTGGCGGACAAATAGCAGGTAAATATATAAAAGATAATATGAATGGAGAGGCTGAAGTTGCAGTACTTACATTTAGCCAAATACCAGCAGTACTTGATAGAGCTAAAGGATTAAAAGAAGGAATACAAAAATTTGCTCCAAATGTTAAGTTTGTAGCTGAAACTGATGCAAATAACAGAGAAACAGGAATGAAAGCAGCAGAAAACATAATACAAGCAAATCCAAACGTAAATGTATTTGTTGGAATAAGTGATGATGCAGTACTAGGGGCTTATGAAGCTATGGTTGCTGCTAACAAAAAAGGTGAAAATATATGTTTAGTTGGATTAGATGCAGTAGATGAAGCTGTACAAAAAATAGATCAAAATACAATATATAGAGGAAGTGTAGATATAGCTCCTTTTGAAAGTGGAAAAAATATAATAGCTACAGCTAAAACAGTGGTTGAAGAAGGACCGATAAAAGAAATGATAAAGTTTCCTATGACACCAGTTACAAAAGAAAATGTAGCAGATTATAAGTAG
- a CDS encoding sugar ABC transporter ATP-binding protein, producing the protein MNNSILKLENIVKEYPGVKALDKINLEFEKGKIHSIVGENGAGKSTFIKIITGAEKQNSGKLIYKNKEILKNSPNSSMNMGINCVYQELNLIPYLTVAENIFYGYEQTKGLFLDKKSMNKKSEEILKSLGVNIDVKKLVKDIGIGNQQIVEIAKSIIKNLDVLILDEPTASLTKNEIDKLFEILYKLKADGVSIIYISHRLDEVLKISDDISVFMDGKLITTKENCELDKEKIIKYMVGRDLDISKKTKDYSTDEIVLTLDKLTSKYIKNVSFDLKKGEIIGIAGLVSSGRTELANAIFGVDKVLSGSLSIKGKTVKINNPSDAIKNGLAFITEDRKDSGLILEMGIKENASLASLNKFTKGIFIDKNKQTNDVSKILKDLKLKYSSIKEHVNNLSGGNQQKVVIAKWLITNSDIIIFDEPTRGIDVGAKEEVYKIIEELAENGKSIIMISSEMEEIFRMSNRILVMSNGHVVSEYKNGEVSSEQIFIDSASLLRERDYEK; encoded by the coding sequence TTGAACAATTCAATACTTAAATTAGAAAATATAGTAAAAGAATATCCAGGTGTTAAAGCATTAGATAAAATCAACCTTGAATTTGAAAAAGGAAAAATTCATTCAATAGTAGGAGAAAATGGAGCTGGGAAATCAACTTTTATAAAAATTATTACTGGAGCAGAGAAACAAAACTCAGGGAAATTAATTTATAAAAATAAAGAGATACTAAAAAATTCTCCTAATAGCAGTATGAATATGGGAATAAACTGTGTTTATCAAGAGCTTAATCTTATCCCTTATTTAACAGTAGCAGAAAACATATTTTATGGATATGAACAAACTAAAGGCTTATTCTTAGATAAAAAATCTATGAATAAAAAAAGTGAGGAAATATTAAAAAGCTTAGGTGTAAATATAGATGTTAAAAAGTTGGTAAAAGATATTGGAATAGGAAATCAACAAATAGTTGAAATAGCCAAATCTATCATTAAAAATTTAGATGTACTTATACTAGATGAGCCTACAGCATCTCTTACAAAAAATGAGATAGATAAATTATTTGAAATATTATATAAACTAAAAGCTGATGGAGTATCCATAATATATATATCACACAGATTAGATGAAGTTTTAAAAATATCAGATGATATAAGTGTTTTTATGGATGGAAAGCTAATAACAACAAAGGAAAATTGTGAACTTGATAAAGAAAAAATTATAAAGTATATGGTAGGCAGGGATTTAGATATATCAAAGAAAACTAAAGATTACTCAACTGATGAAATAGTACTAACTTTAGATAAATTAACTAGTAAGTATATAAAAAATGTATCTTTTGATTTAAAAAAAGGAGAAATCATAGGTATAGCAGGATTAGTCTCATCAGGAAGAACAGAACTTGCAAATGCCATATTTGGAGTAGATAAAGTTTTAAGTGGAAGTTTAAGTATAAAAGGAAAAACTGTAAAAATAAATAATCCATCTGATGCAATAAAAAACGGACTAGCTTTTATAACAGAAGATAGAAAAGATTCAGGGTTAATACTTGAAATGGGAATTAAGGAAAATGCCAGCTTAGCATCATTAAATAAGTTTACAAAAGGTATATTTATAGATAAAAATAAACAAACAAATGATGTATCTAAAATATTAAAAGATTTAAAGTTAAAATACTCATCTATAAAAGAACATGTAAACAATTTAAGTGGTGGAAATCAACAAAAGGTAGTTATTGCAAAGTGGTTAATTACAAATAGTGACATTATAATATTTGACGAGCCAACAAGAGGAATAGATGTAGGGGCTAAGGAAGAAGTTTACAAGATAATTGAAGAGTTAGCAGAGAATGGCAAATCAATTATAATGATTTCTTCAGAAATGGAAGAAATATTTAGAATGAGTAACAGAATTTTAGTAATGAGTAATGGACATGTTGTTTCAGAATATAAAAATGGAGAAGTAAGTTCAGAACAGATTTTTATAGACTCAGCTAGTTTGTTAAGGGAGAGAGATTATGAAAAGTAA